The genomic stretch TCTAAAAGCCCTTCCAAAACCTATATATAAAGCAATCCATCACCAGACCGGGAGCATCAGGTGCTTTTACCTTCCTCGAAATCAAAAGATTCGCtgcctaaaacccaaaaaaaaagaagagagagaaaccTAGAAACATGGCAGACGAGAGCCCTTCTGCTAAGAGATGGCTTCCACTTGAAGCCAACCCTGATGTTATGAACCAGGTTCCTCCTTTTctgtttttcaaatttataagtaACTTCTTGAAGTTCTTATTTTTTGTGCGATTTTTCTTATTGTGTTTTGTTCGTTACCTAGGCACCATAATGGCTACTTAAAAAcggaatcttttttttttcgccTATTCGTTTTCCTTTTATGTTGAAATTAACTATATATTGATTTAATTCTAGTATTCAGACTattttcttaattgcttttCCAGGAAGAACCCAaggttgtttttttttctttttaattgtcATGGAAGAATATCATTATCTTATATCTGGGCACTCTAGTTATTACAAGAAAATGGAACTCCTTTTTCCCCGCTTTTGGAGAGCTATGATTTAATTTTGCTATTCACTTTCATCTTGGGGAAGATGtaagttttaatttttgttttcaatacGGAAGCGTATTCttcaatatttttataataCACCAATCGGGCCAATGGCCATCCCTCATATTGATGCTGTTAGGTTGTTAAACGGCAGTACTGAAAGTGGACCTCCCACATAAGGCCTGGAGTAAGGGTGGCTTTACCAATGGGGTCGACCCTTACTCTCGGATTGATAATGTTATTCAACCTAAACTGTTGCTGTTTAATTAAATATGATAAGATTATTAAATTAAAGAAAGTAGTTATTTTGAGGGAAATGGATGTATTAGCAATTACAGCAGAGCACACTAATTATATAAGATTAAAGAAGCATTAGAAAGAGAGAAATTGTTGCTGCATATCTAATATGGTTTTGTTACTGGCAGTTCCTTTGGGGGCTTGGTGTCTCGCCTGAGGAGGCAGAGTGCTGTGATGTCCTTGGATTGGATGAAGAACTTTTGGAAATGGTTCCAAAGCCAGTGCTTGCTGTGCTGTTTCTGTATCCCATCACGCCACAGGTGCGTTGTGGGTGAAATCTGTGTTTGGTCCTactattgtaaatgttgtattTCTTTTCTGTGGTGATGTGTGAAGTTGGTTGTTCCTGTGTTTACTGATATTGGATGAAATTGTGTACTACCAGactgaagaagaaaaactaaaaaaagaCAGCTTGATCAAGGTTAGTTTACAGaaattctcttcttttttttttatgtctgTTCTCCTTTTTTATTCCAAAGCTGTCATGTTTTATTATGTTGTATTATCTGCAAAATTTGCTAGTAGCAAGAAGGCAGTGTGCTCGTCAATTAAGTGGAAAACTAAGAGTTTCAGGGCTTTTTAGTCATCAGTTGGCTGAAATCATttgaacaagaaaacaaaagcctCAAACCAGCTTTTGTAAGTTGTTTGTGTGTAGGCCTTTAAATGGGTTGGATGCAGATGAGCAGTACCAGTTCATCCTTGGATGAAAAAATTATTGTGAGATTCAAACTTGACAGGTGGCCTTACAGTTGCCTTACACTGGAGTCATCTAAGCCTGCTTCTTAGATAAAACAAAAGTTTTTTAACACATTTTAAGTGGCTTCATTGTATGTTAGCATCTAGGACTCacttcttttgattttagaagtgCATATGACAATTTTGGCAAAACCACTGCATTCTCTTGCAAACGTATTCACTCATGCAAAAGCTTTATTCTGCTGTACCGTTTCTTCTGGAGGGAGGtcttttttcttcaaatctgcTTTCCTGTCAAAGCAGTGTTGTCTCGATCATATTACATTTGGTCCAGTATTCTGTCTTTAGCAATGCCTACAGTGATGCCACAGTTGCTAATACTATTTCATGTTCAATGGTTGACTTCTATGCGCTCCCTTGGCCCTTCATGGCTCCATGGGGTTCCTCAAGTCATGTTACATTTTGTTGGTCTTCTGAAATTGTTGgcaattttttttggttttcctgAAAATGATTGTAGTTTTTCTGTGTATCTTTTAGAACTAGATTCCATGTTTCATATGACAGCTAGTATAAATGTTTTTAGTGTTATTAATCTTATAGTAATTACATTAACACTAGGAAAGGGGCATATCACATAATCTGCCTGCAGGATCCTAGTGCTGGAGTATACTTTATGAAACAAACTGTCGGAAATGCCTGTGGAACAATTGGGCTTCTTCACGCCGTTGCTAATATTACTTCAGAGATAAATCTTGGTCAGTACTCTATTCCATGGATGAACAGTATCATGTCCAATTCATTTAACCTTTGTGGTGTTCTTCATATATATCATTACTTTTTATTGTACACATAAGAGACTGCATTTTTTCTAGTTTTGGTCCTTTTGAATATTGTTGTTGGTAGCTAGTCTTTGTATTCCTAAGAGATGGCTAGATATGTCCCTAGTGTGTTCTGTCATTGCAGTCATAATTGCCAATAGATTTCCTCATGATTTCTTCATCTCCTCCCAGATTGTATTTTGTGTACTGTAAGATGCTGAGTTTACCCAATCTATTGAGGAGTAATGTCATAGATGCAAAAGAATTGTCCATAGAGAAGGTAATTTTACTAAAAGCTAAGGATGCATTGCATGGGCGTGATTACTACACGACAAGGTTAGGCCTATAATATGCATCTCAATGAAAAGTATGTTTGCAAACAGATGATATTCTGTACTTCTACCTGTGGAGTTAAAAGTGAAAATGGCGTGTCCACTCGTAATTAGTAGTTCTGAATTTGTTTTGCCTTGTAAACAAGAATATTAAGGCCAATTTGTGCTACAAATGGTAAGGTAACCGAAATTTagaattccttttattttgaagCTGTGATCTTGTCTTGATCTATTTTCTCTTTCTGTTGCTTTCTGTTGATTGCAGCTGAGGGCTCATACCTGGACAAGTTCTTTAAAACTACAGCAAACATGAACCCAGAGGAGGTCTTAATCTtacttattttttcttttagaaatgaaattttaatgcaAGCTTATCCAGTGGATTTGCTTTGATGTGCTTAACAGTATATTTACTATTCTGGCAGCGTGCAGCATTCCTTGAAAATGACAAAGAAATGGAAGTTGCTCATTCTGTGGCTGCTAGTGGTGGTGACACAGAGGTCAAGAATTTGGCAAACATCTCTATCTTTTTACTCAAGTGAATCATTGCGAAAAAGGCGAATAATTATATACTTTACCTAGTAAATATTTTTCTggcatttgaaaattttgaacatGGTAATTAGATCTTTTGACAATATGAGTATAGTTCCTAGTCTTCAACCAAAGGAAAAGGAGATTCCTATAAGCATTTGTCAACTAGTTTTTCCTGTTTCATTAATTAGTTTTTCTACTAACTTTCTAATGTGGC from Coffea eugenioides isolate CCC68of chromosome 8, Ceug_1.0, whole genome shotgun sequence encodes the following:
- the LOC113781301 gene encoding ubiquitin carboxyl-terminal hydrolase 3 isoform X1 codes for the protein MADESPSAKRWLPLEANPDVMNQFLWGLGVSPEEAECCDVLGLDEELLEMVPKPVLAVLFLYPITPQTEEEKLKKDSLIKDPSAGVYFMKQTVGNACGTIGLLHAVANITSEINLAEGSYLDKFFKTTANMNPEERAAFLENDKEMEVAHSVAASGGDTEARDNVDTHFICFTCVNGQLYELDGRRSGPVSHGSSSSSSLLHDAAEVIRKMMEKNPDSLNFNVMAISKRV
- the LOC113781301 gene encoding ubiquitin carboxyl-terminal hydrolase 3 isoform X2, whose translation is MADESPSAKRWLPLEANPDVMNQFLWGLGVSPEEAECCDVLGLDEELLEMVPKPVLAVLFLYPITPQTEEEKLKKDSLIKDPSAGVYFMKQTVGNACGTIGLLHAVANITSEINLAEGSYLDKFFKTTANMNPEERAAFLENDKEMEVAHSVAASGGDTEARDNVDTHFICFTCVNGQLYELDGRRSGPVSHGSSSSSSLLHDAAKVIRKMIEKNPDSLNFNVMAISKRV